One Fulvia fulva chromosome 8, complete sequence DNA window includes the following coding sequences:
- a CDS encoding Sensitive to high expression protein 9, mitochondrial translates to MDIVRPSARVGVEISRWASRDTRTAFSTATKAWTCVQCRSRLDARRTWGGNIEGAAVWKRQFSSTFRRLDDKSTETKRPIEPVTTTAEAETRLPKDKVETETHETSTPASSSTTLPSHTANKRSELSQRTSKILDSLLARASLASQHINQYTGTDYSGIEALRKEIIDQEQKVRSLHSEVEDSKSRHHEAYAKQTSAQREIVALLERKSSWSPSDLEKYMSLVRSEHLNDQDVQAAKDNLASAERSLEDARSLLERLERKQYHEEQIWSDTIRRNSTWVTFGLMGLNILLLLTQIAIFEPYRRKKIVREMQAALDERTLHANPAIEPKAAEKQAGNATPPSDATSETILAVTSSTSNEVVAKETLAAGEVLPAEATDVVAAIPTPSEVVQDVTPEYIAAPIGSKENTLEAWQEAFRDLFSERIVQLRKVDVTNTALQGAAAGVAVMGILFVLLRPH, encoded by the coding sequence ATGGACATTGTGCGGCCAAGTGCCCGTGTTGGTGTCGAGATATCGAGATGGGCGTCGAGAGACACGCGGACAGCCTTCTCGACAGCGACAAAGGCTTGGACTTGTGTACAATGTCGAAGTCGATTGGACGCGAGGAGGACTTGGGGTGGAAACATTGAGGGAGCTGCAGTGTGGAAGCGGCAGTTCTCGAGCACATTCCGACGTCTGGACGACAAATCGACTGAGACGAAGAGGCCGATTGAGCCCGTCACCACAACAGCTGAAGCTGAGACTAGATTACCGAAGGACAAGGTCGAGACTGAAACCCACGAAACGAGCACCCCAGCATCGTCGTCCACCACTTTGCCTTCGCACACGGCAAACAAACGATCGGAGCTATCGCAAAGGACGTCAAAGATACTGGACTCCCTACTGGCAAGAGCTTCGTTGGCGAGCCAGCATATAAACCAGTATACGGGAACAGACTACTCTGGCATCGAAGCACTTCGGAAGGAGATCATCGACCAGGAGCAGAAAGTCAGGAGTCTGCACTCAGAAGTGGAAGACTCAAAGTCACGGCATCATGAAGCATATGCGAAGCAGACGTCAGCACAACGAGAGATTGTAGCTCTGCTCGAACGCAAGTCCTCCTGGAGTCCATCAGATCTGGAAAAGTACATGAGCCTTGTGCGGTCCGAACATTTGAATGATCAGGATGTACAAGCGGCGAAGGATAATCTCGCAAGCGCAGAGCGGAGCCTTGAGGATGCGCGGAGTCTTCTTGAAAGGTTGGAGAGAAAGCAGTATCACGAAGAGCAGATTTGGAGCGACACCATTCGAAGAAACAGCACATGGGTGACTTTCGGTCTGATGGGGCTCAACATCTTGCTACTGTTGACGCAGATCGCCATCTTCGAGCCGTACAGAAGGAAGAAGATTGTGCGAGAGATGCAAGCTGCGCTGGATGAGAGGACCTTGCATGCCAACCCAGCTATAGAACCTAAAGCGGCCGAGAAGCAGGCTGGCAACGCGACTCCTCCCAGTGATGCCACATCCGAGACAATTCTGGCAGTGACCTCCAGCACGTCGAACGAAGTTGTGGCCAAGGAGACACTTGCTGCTGGAGAGGTGCTGCCTGCCGAAGCGACGGATGTGGTGGCTGCTATTCCTACGCCATCAGAGGTCGTTCAGGACGTAACTCCAGAATATATCGCGGCTCCGATCGGTTCCAAGGAGAACACACTGGAGGCATGGCAGGAAGCGTTTCGAGATCTGTTCAGCGAGCGGATCGTGCAGCTGCGGAAGGTCGATGTTACCAACACTGCACTTCAAGGAGCAGCTGCTGGCGTGGCTGTTATGGGTATACTATTTGTACTGCTGAGGCCTCACTGA